A stretch of the Ictidomys tridecemlineatus isolate mIctTri1 chromosome 5, mIctTri1.hap1, whole genome shotgun sequence genome encodes the following:
- the LOC144377978 gene encoding disintegrin and metalloproteinase domain-containing protein 21-like has product MWPVEGPVPLRAAFLLLGIWALWTSVLCFPGHPSWRYSSSEVVVPKKEVQSGKSLHFPGHISYSLRFGGQRHVIHLWRKRLLWPRHMVLATQDDQGTLQMDYPYFPEDCYFLGYLEDIPLSTVTVETCSGGMEGVMMLDDLTYEISPLRDSNRFEHIVSQLVANKNAMGPMYGLDHKDVPSPLSPGLNYSAEPRISSMMYSGHEAALKGIVQCSRSMYSRYENVSKCSEFLIHMFNIVDTLMRGIEFRFYISMVVVYSESDPVSFPKGEWYPSGMDIHKHYEDIFYWPFRPASCTLVLKEKPHESAFEPAPYSMCNKGSLTFVAALYRPAILLAIIAANQQGRMIGMLYDGSNCVCQRRNTCIMFRWPGVTDAFSNCSFVHIQHIVSNPSLNSCYYRSERVLYNSSITMNRCGNYVVEGQEQCDCGPLKECYTSGCCNTECTFTEGSSCDRGACCANCTHSPMMTLCRTVQNVCDLPEHCSGSDSNCPEDTYLQDGTPCSQDGYCYNGNCTDRTIHCKEIFGESAKNAEDACYSINLASYRFGHCGRAENELAYTPCTGADKMCGRLQCNNVTRLPILQEHVSFHQSYIDGAYCFGLDEHRSTGSTDAGKVRTGTPCGSGKMCIGSSCNTSINALDYDCLPEKCSYKGVCNNHRHCHCHVGWEPPNCDKLGHGGSVESGQLPKRVRTVDRNPELIIYLRLMYGRFYVFIAALLIAYALNAKTIKTVKEEEAAAGGEEAGGEEA; this is encoded by the coding sequence ATGTGGCCGGTCGAGGGACCAGTCCCTCTCAGGGCTGCCTTCTTGCTGCTTGGGATCTGGGCACTCTGGACTTCAGTCCTGTGTTTTCCAGGCCACCCCTCATGGCGCTACAGCTCCTCTGAGGTGGTGGTTCCTAAGAAGGAGGTCCAAAGTGGCAAGAGTCTTCATTTTCCAGGACATATTTCCTACAGCCTGCGTTTCGGGGGCCAGAGACATGTCATCCATCTTTGGAGAAAACGTCTTCTGTGGCCCAGACACATGGTGTTGGCCACTCAGGATGACCAAGGAACCCTGCAGATGGATTACCCCTACTTCCCTGAAGACTGTTACTTCCTCGGCTACCTGGAGGACATTCCTCTGTCCACGGTCACTGTAGAGACGTGCTCTGGGGGCATGGAAGGTGTCATGATGTTGGATGACCTCACGTATGAAATCTCTCCTCTCAGGGATTCAAACAGGTTTGAACACATCGTTTCTCAGTTGGTGGCCAATAAAAACGCCATGGGACCAATGTACGGTCTGGACCACAAGGATGTCCCAAGTCCCCTGAGCCCTGGACTGAACTACAGTGCAGAGCCTCGGATTTCAAGCATGATGTATAGTGGCCATGAAGCTGCCCTGAAGGGGATCGTGCAGTGTTCCCGCTCCATGTATAGCAGATACGAAAATGTCAGCAAGTGTTCTGAGTTCCTAATACACATGTTTAACATAGTCGACACCCTTATGAGGGGTATTGAGTTCAGGTTCTATATTTCTATGGTGGTGGTATATTCCGAGAGTGATCCTGTTTCATTTCCTAAGGGTGAATGGTATCCGTCAGGGATGGATATACACAAACATTACGAGGATATATTCTACTGGCCATTTAGACCTGCCTCCTGCACACTAGTACTTAAAGAAAAACCACATGAATCTGCATTTGAACCAGCTCCATATAGTATGTGCAATAAAGGATCCCTCACCTTTGTCGCTGCACTCTACAGGCCTGCGATATTGCTAGCTATCATTGCTGCCAACCAGCAGGGGAGAATGATTGGTATGCTGTATGATGGAAGCAACTGTGTTTGCCAGAGAAGGAACACATGTATTATGTTCAGGTGGCCTGGGGTAACAGATGCATTCAGTAACTGTTCCTTCGTACATATACAGCATATAGTTAGTAATCCTTCACTTAATTCGTGCTATTACCGCTCTGAGCGGGTTCTTTATAATAGCAGCATAACAATGAACCGCTGTGGGAATTACGTAGTGGAAGGCCAGGAGCAGTGTGACTGTGGGCccctgaaggagtgttacaccaGTGGCTGCTGCAACACCGAGTGTACATTTACAGAGGGAAGCTCTTGTGATCGAGGAGCCTGCTGTGCCAACTGCACCCACAGCCCCATGATGACACTTTGCAGAACTGTCCAAAACGTGTGTGATCTCCCAGAGCACTGCTCTGGAAGTGACAGCAACTGCCCTGAAGATACTTACCTGCAAGATGGAACTCCATGCAGTCAAGACGGCTACTGTTACAATGGCAACTGTACCGACCGAACCATACACTGCAAGGAGATCTTTGGTGAATCTGCTAAGAACGCTGAGGATGCTTGTTACTCTATAAACTTGGCCTCGTACCGATTTGGACACTGTGGGAGAGCAGAGAATGAGTTGGCGTACACTCCCTGTACTGGAGCTGACAAGATGTGCGGAAGGCTGCAGTGTAATAACGTCACCCGCCTCCCCATATTACAGGAGCACGTTTCGTTCCACCAGTCTTACATCGACGGGGCCTACTGCTTTGGACTGGACGAACACCGTTCAACAGGGTCCACTGATGCTGGAAAAGTGAGGACAGGAACCCCGTGTGGCAGCGGGAAGATGTGCATTGGCAGTTCATGTAACACATCAATAAATGCACTGGATTATGACTGTCTCCCTGAAAAGTGCAGTTATAAAGGGGTCTGCAACAATCACAGGCACTGTCACTGTCACGTAGGCTGGGAGCCTCCTAATTGTGACAAATTAGGTCATGGTGGGAGTGTGGAGAGTGGGCAGCTTCCAAAGAGAGTGCGGACGGTAGACCGGAATCCAGAACTGATCATCTACTTGAGACTGATGTATGGCCGTTTCTATGTGTTCATCGCGGCACTGCTCATTGCATATGCATTGAATGCAAAGACCATCAAGACTGTCAAAgaggaagaagcagcagcaggaggagaagAAGCAGGAGGAGAAGAAGCTTAA